From the genome of Geobacter sp. SVR, one region includes:
- a CDS encoding glycosyltransferase 87 family protein gives MSALVAVVVVAACGLLATVPELRLAVPLLVGTTAVMVMVLAFLLYRGERGTLAWPPVMILGIALLLRLMFVFSPPQLSDDLYRYLWDGGNLLRGINPYAAAPAVVRPPPELAATHALVNHPQYVTIYPPAAQVVFAAGAACGGSLLGIKSLLVTLDLGLCALMMVLLRRLDLPVWRSALYAWNPLPVLEIAGSGHIDGAGLTMAMGAFCLIFGNRDRASGSRWRPLLAGALLAAAGLVKLFPFLLAPIAFMLLAKRERALFAAGFGTALAALVLSFMPHLANGLATLEVYARNWEFAGFGFNLLRRTTGSGTTARLLLSGCLLLIGVALYGRLLRILQRERDAITARRRAIETCYGIALALLLLTPTLQPWYALCLAAFLPFCAGPAGLVLCWTVFLTYQVQIPYFILGEWIENPVVTAAVFAAPVTAGVLGRMIGGAGGISAGRMKAGCVSPPS, from the coding sequence GTGTCCGCGCTGGTGGCAGTGGTGGTTGTGGCGGCCTGCGGTTTACTGGCAACGGTGCCCGAACTGCGCCTGGCGGTGCCGCTGCTGGTCGGGACCACGGCCGTCATGGTAATGGTGCTGGCGTTTCTGCTCTACCGGGGAGAACGAGGCACCCTGGCATGGCCGCCGGTCATGATCCTGGGCATTGCCCTGCTGCTGCGCCTGATGTTTGTGTTCTCACCACCGCAGCTCTCCGACGATCTTTACCGCTATCTGTGGGACGGCGGCAATCTGCTGCGGGGGATCAATCCCTATGCCGCGGCGCCGGCCGTTGTCCGGCCCCCTCCCGAACTGGCAGCCACGCATGCGTTGGTGAACCATCCCCAGTATGTCACCATCTACCCTCCGGCCGCCCAGGTGGTGTTTGCGGCCGGAGCCGCCTGCGGCGGTTCGCTCCTCGGGATCAAAAGCCTGCTGGTGACGCTGGACCTGGGATTGTGCGCCCTCATGATGGTGCTGCTGCGGCGCCTGGACCTGCCGGTCTGGCGGAGCGCGTTGTACGCCTGGAACCCGCTGCCGGTGCTGGAGATAGCCGGTTCCGGGCATATCGACGGGGCCGGGCTGACCATGGCAATGGGGGCCTTCTGCCTGATCTTCGGCAATCGGGACCGTGCGTCCGGTTCACGCTGGCGGCCGCTTCTGGCCGGAGCCCTGCTGGCGGCGGCCGGACTGGTGAAGCTGTTCCCGTTCCTGCTGGCACCAATAGCGTTCATGCTGCTCGCCAAACGGGAACGCGCCCTGTTTGCCGCCGGTTTTGGCACAGCCCTGGCAGCGCTTGTGCTGTCGTTCATGCCCCATCTGGCCAATGGCCTGGCCACCCTGGAGGTATATGCGCGCAATTGGGAGTTTGCCGGCTTCGGATTCAACCTCCTGCGCCGGACGACCGGCTCGGGAACAACTGCCCGCCTGCTGCTTTCGGGATGCTTGCTGCTGATTGGCGTGGCGCTGTACGGCAGACTGTTGCGTATCCTGCAGCGGGAGCGGGATGCGATCACCGCACGGCGGCGGGCAATCGAAACCTGCTACGGCATTGCCCTGGCCCTGTTGCTGCTTACTCCCACACTGCAGCCCTGGTATGCGCTCTGTCTGGCGGCATTCCTCCCGTTCTGTGCCGGGCCTGCCGGGCTCGTGCTCTGCTGGACGGTCTTCCTGACCTATCAGGTGCAGATCCCGTATTTCATTCTGGGGGAGTGGATCGAAAACCCGGTTGTCACTGCCGCGGTATTCGCGGCACCGGTGACGGCCGGGGTGCTCGGCCGGATGATCGGCGGCGCGGGCGGCATATCTGCGGGGCGGATGAAAGCGGGTTGCGTCAGTCCGCCCAGTTGA
- a CDS encoding type II toxin-antitoxin system VapC family toxin, translated as MKLLLDTNICIYIIKQQPAAVLERFLGYQVGEIALSSITVAELRYGVAKSAHREKNAQALDEFIIPLEVVSFDEEAARVYGEIRAALEKAGTPVGAMDMLIAAHALSLGIPLVTNNTREFGRIPALTLLNWAD; from the coding sequence ATGAAGCTGCTGCTCGACACCAATATCTGCATCTACATTATCAAGCAGCAGCCGGCTGCCGTGCTCGAACGGTTTCTGGGGTATCAGGTCGGAGAGATCGCACTGTCCTCCATTACGGTTGCGGAGTTGCGCTACGGTGTCGCCAAAAGTGCCCACCGTGAGAAGAACGCTCAGGCCCTGGACGAGTTCATCATTCCGCTGGAAGTCGTGTCGTTCGATGAGGAAGCAGCCCGCGTCTATGGCGAGATCCGGGCTGCGCTGGAAAAAGCGGGCACGCCGGTCGGCGCCATGGATATGCTGATTGCTGCCCACGCGCTGTCCCTGGGTATTCCCCTGGTTACCAACAACACCCGCGAATTTGGGCGCATCCCTGCCCTTACCCTTCTCAACTGGGCGGACTGA
- a CDS encoding antitoxin, protein MKTAKIFQNGQSQAVRLPREFRFDDSEVFIKKSGNVVQLIPRSGSWNSLFDSLKKFSGDFMAERIQPEFDKRDEF, encoded by the coding sequence ATGAAGACGGCGAAAATATTTCAGAACGGCCAGAGTCAGGCTGTCAGGCTTCCCAGGGAGTTCCGCTTCGACGACAGCGAAGTGTTCATCAAAAAAAGCGGCAATGTGGTGCAGTTGATCCCCCGTAGCGGCTCCTGGAACTCCCTGTTCGACAGTCTGAAAAAATTTTCCGGCGACTTCATGGCCGAACGCATACAACCGGAGTTCGACAAACGGGACGAGTTCTGA
- a CDS encoding glycosyltransferase, which produces MTIPFSTLLIPALTVLHFAALLGLSLYGLHRVWLMFCLWADKHADQPPPFPPASVTDDIPFVTVQLPLYNERFVARRLIDAAARIDWPCGRLEIQVLDDSDDDTCQLVDERAAWWQRQGVTIGVVRRNNRAGYKAGALAHGLTLARGEFVAIFDADFIPPTDFLQSVMPWFRAPGVGMVQTRWSFCNAEHSWFTGIQSLLLGPHFSIEHRLRYQKGLFFNFNGTAGVWRRQAIETAGGWQSDTVTEDLDLSYRAQLAGWRFIYREECPVPSELPITLSALRSQQQRWAKGSIQTARKILPRLLKERLPLAVKLEAIAHLMANVYWLLGMIVMLTLYPTVTWRVGIGLHQILRIDLPLFLATSGAIMGYFLVYSFGSGRRHSLRHVLLLPALTIGLAPSISCSVLKGMFSRGGEFERTPKFGILGRERIPGLAFLYHRKNLPYILINTLLCLYCLLPLTFAWQRETWPAIPLFLVFPFGFALVVVKDVREAFLAAR; this is translated from the coding sequence ATGACCATTCCATTTTCGACACTTCTGATACCGGCCCTGACCGTGCTGCACTTTGCCGCATTGCTGGGGCTCTCATTGTACGGCCTGCACCGGGTCTGGCTGATGTTCTGCCTGTGGGCCGACAAACATGCCGACCAACCGCCGCCGTTCCCCCCAGCCTCCGTTACGGATGACATCCCCTTTGTCACGGTACAGCTGCCGCTTTACAACGAACGTTTCGTTGCCCGGCGCCTGATCGACGCTGCCGCGCGGATCGACTGGCCCTGCGGCCGGCTGGAGATCCAGGTACTGGACGATTCGGACGATGACACCTGTCAACTGGTGGACGAGCGTGCTGCCTGGTGGCAGCGCCAGGGGGTGACCATCGGCGTGGTGAGGAGGAACAACCGCGCAGGCTACAAGGCCGGGGCTCTGGCGCACGGGCTGACGCTGGCACGGGGGGAGTTCGTGGCGATTTTCGATGCCGACTTCATCCCGCCGACCGATTTTCTGCAATCGGTCATGCCGTGGTTCCGCGCCCCGGGAGTGGGCATGGTCCAGACCCGCTGGAGTTTCTGCAATGCCGAGCACTCCTGGTTTACCGGCATCCAGTCCCTGCTGCTCGGGCCGCATTTCAGCATCGAACACCGCCTGCGCTATCAGAAGGGGCTGTTCTTCAACTTCAACGGTACAGCCGGGGTGTGGCGCAGACAGGCCATAGAGACGGCAGGGGGCTGGCAGTCGGACACGGTGACCGAGGATCTCGACCTGAGCTACCGGGCGCAGCTGGCCGGCTGGCGCTTCATCTACCGCGAAGAATGCCCGGTGCCCTCCGAATTGCCGATCACCCTCTCCGCACTGCGCAGCCAGCAGCAGCGCTGGGCCAAGGGCTCCATCCAGACCGCCCGCAAGATATTGCCCCGCCTGCTGAAGGAGCGCCTGCCGCTGGCGGTCAAGCTCGAAGCGATCGCCCACCTGATGGCCAACGTCTACTGGCTGCTGGGCATGATCGTCATGCTGACACTCTATCCGACCGTTACCTGGCGGGTCGGGATCGGCCTGCACCAGATCCTGAGGATCGACCTGCCCCTGTTTCTGGCCACCAGCGGCGCCATCATGGGCTACTTCCTGGTCTACTCCTTCGGCAGCGGAAGGCGGCATAGTCTCAGGCATGTGCTGCTGCTCCCGGCCCTTACCATCGGGCTGGCTCCCAGCATCTCGTGTTCGGTTCTAAAGGGGATGTTCAGCAGAGGGGGGGAATTCGAGCGAACCCCCAAGTTCGGCATTCTCGGGCGGGAACGCATACCGGGGCTGGCCTTTCTTTATCATCGTAAAAATCTACCCTATATCCTCATCAACACCCTGCTCTGCCTGTACTGCCTGCTGCCCCTGACGTTCGCCTGGCAGCGGGAAACCTGGCCCGCCATTCCGCTGTTCCTGGTCTTTCCGTTCGGCTTTGCCCTGGTTGTGGTCAAGGATGTCAGGGAAGCCTTTCTGGCAGCCCGGTAG